From the genome of Fusarium oxysporum f. sp. lycopersici 4287 chromosome 3, whole genome shotgun sequence, one region includes:
- a CDS encoding hypothetical protein (At least one base has a quality score < 10) yields MPSLDQEEMTCATGHQDFGHHQAPNHQRTSVIKCDILIIGAGAAGLAAAAAAHDPGLRVILAEKEDHVGGTTFRSGGCMWMPNNFLMQGTGIEDSKEQAARYINAVAKLTCSSLEEQAFHGRLRDERLDAFLTQGPEMMKYFRDQGFRWMAKPSQFPDYHPHIEGAVHHGRTLDPAVFDAASLGHYQKYLPKPDGAPVIPRFEDFRVLTRLRSSGQCRAEVSALPKGMSRPVSMGRSLIAQLLKVCKEHDNVEIWTGWELSELLLSGRDGGVIGARVQRRGSDELVDIHASLGVILTTGGFSQNQEMRDAYLTGTATSEATSGMPTKAEWSLASDGDAGIALRAGQRIGAGSAQLGQVWGIPTMVDPRTGKVTEAMFAISKPFSIVVDGCGRRFFSESQPYGEAVRSMYERANEDVEAATFWLVFDRRYKRRYPIGSLKSTWQIDQAVEQGLLLRSDTIDGLAEQMHVSSRNLQTTVDEWNEMCDQGRDGYFHRGEDKYQQFIGDPTVVPNPCMGPVKESPFYGIRIFPGDAGTRGGPQTDQFARVLRADGSVISGLFAGGNASVALLGTQGAGTTLAPAMTEGFIAVKYMQHLARGSGVIVEDR; encoded by the coding sequence ATGCCATCGCTTGACCAAGAAGAGATGACGTGCGCCACAGGTCATCAAGACTTTGGTCATCACCAAGCGCCCAACCATCAACGAACATCAGTTATCAAATGCGATATTCTCATCATAGGTGCTGGCGCTGCCGGCTTAGCAGCGGCCGCGGCGGCGCATGATCCGGGGCTCAGAGTCATCCTCGCCGAGAAGGAAGATCACGTTGGCGGCACGACTTTCAGGTCCGGTGGCTGCATGTGGATGCCCAACAATTTCCTCATGCAGGGAACTGGCATCGAAGATAGCAAAGAACAAGCCGCCCGCTACATCAATGCTGTGGCGAAACTTACATGCTCAAGTCTTGAGGAACAAGCCTTCCATGGGCGCCTACGTGATGAGCGTCTCGACGCATTTTTGACGCAGGGACCCGAGATGATGAAATACTTCAGAGACCAAGGCTTCCGATGGATGGCCAAACCATCCCAGTTTCCAGACTATCACCCGCACATCGAAGGTGCGGTCCACCATGGTCGCACCTTGGACCCCGCGGTTTTTGATGCGGCAAGCCTAGGTCACTACCAGAAATACCTTCCAAAACCAGATGGCGCACCCGTGATCCCCCGATTCGAGGACTTTCGAGTCTTGACAAGGCTGCGTTCCTCGGGGCAGTGTCGTGCAGAAGTTTCGGCTCTTCCAAAGGGAATGTCGAGGCCTGTGTCGATGGGTCGATCGCTGATCGCTCAGCTCCTCAAGGTGTGCAAGGAACACGACAATGTGGAAATCTGGACTGGATGGGAGCTGAGTGAGCTCTTGCTATCTGGACGTGATGGTGGTGTAATAGGAGCAAGGGTTCAACGCAGAGGCAGTGACGAACTTGTCGACATCCACGCATCGCTGGGTGTGATCTTAACCACAGGAGGTTTCTCTCAGAACCAGGAGATGAGGGATGCATACCTTACGGGTACAGCCACGAGCGAAGCAACTTCAGGTATGCCGACCAAGGCGGAATGGAGCCTTGCATCTGACGGAGACGCCGGTATCGCGCTGCGAGCCGGCCAAAGGATCGGTGCTGGTAGCGCACAGCTCGGCCAAGTCTGGGGCATCCCCACCATGGTCGATCCTAGGACAGGGAAAGTGACGGAGGCCATGTTTGCCATATCCAAGCCGTTCTCTATAGTAGTCGATGGCTGTGGCCGCCGCTTCTTCTCCGAGTCTCAGCCCTACGGTGAGGCCGTTAGGTCCATGTATGAGAGAGCGAATGAGGACGTAGAAGCGGCCACCTTCTGGCTTGTCTTTGATCGGAGATATAAAAGAAGATATCCCATTGGGAGCCTCAAGAGCACCTGGCAGATTGACCAGGCTGTCGAACAAGGCTTGCTCTTGCGCTCGGATACTATTGACGGCCTAGCTGAGCAGATGCATGTGTCGAGCCGCAATCTGCAGACGACGGTGGACGAGTGGAATGAAATGTGTgatcaaggtcgagatgGGTATTTTCATAGGGGCGAGGACAAGTACCAGCAGTTCATCGGTGATCCAACTGTGGTGCCGAACCCATGCATGGGCCCTGTCAAGGAAAGCCCCTTTTATGGCATCAGAATCTTTCCCGGTGATGCTGGCACGAGAGGCGGTCCTCAGACTGACCAGTTCGCAAGAGTACTGAGGGCAGATGGGAGCGTGATCTCCGGTTTGTTTGCTGGAGGTAACGCATCAGTTGCGCTACTTGGAACTCAGGGCGCGGGAACGACACTCGCTCCTGCGATGACTGAGGGTTTTATCGCGGTGAAATATATGCAGCATCTAGCTCGTGGCAGCGGCGTAATCGTCGAGGATCGGTAA
- a CDS encoding hypothetical protein (At least one base has a quality score < 10): MASISWASSLRASIISFCQELEHIKDPDAVFREQLADFEDRSRRRLENLLAHVASRAQRLEQYGETMEELARRMLRAQLNILGLEAIQKLVPELSAAMNLDECDSILLRPNDEQPSASEYQPNNVAAGDAHVQAPNHEEKWDDESCQTVRPEANTSVTWCTLRRRGLADPHSNSNREQPYRAMTRRAPPRQNSPSPLATEVQVLHEHDDSEKALIRKRGNTLCNKAMNMGVDGHTTCILVFKNPVYDEWVSAGHIPEGQTIPSLDAIVAEHMGRRQEAGTDSPSIKVENSSPNIAMGRERDYMNMIVHEGIDVESRQNMDYLPAFYLLYGMACPDANITTRLREAIANWNTHLQGIKDPDDVFRQERARISDASKKRIEEFYLNTLRDNDNNNNDNVALLLRTLLSDGQQMKELEMEHEVTRTKKQELQDEVAKSVGRRIVADVIDILGLSAEQHLMPAVPPPPEEATSTTKDDVDSASLPVPDDSDVPTATTWLTTRTRSYNRRKNGGARQKVAPSIGPSVSEGDSSLKRKRQPDKGDERNIKQEKKTPRVSARQTPSSPGNANFESVRSLPAPCTRSGDLLQHSNEKDVISSRKAIESQYKNIRLDVSRPSARVMLRRHPSRRGLWACLIFVPQVQADMSFDTMVNRFIMPAFVQLANRRRTENIRGGQAALENAQLPVNTRSSLNNTGEGEGEIEKEHFENTGGQ, translated from the exons ATGGCGAGCATAAGCTGGGCCTCTTCGCTGAGGGCTTCTATCATCTCCTTCTGTCAAGAGCTCGAACATATCAAAGATCCAGATGCCGTGTTCAGAGAACAGCTGGCTGATTTTGAAGATCGTTCGAGGAGAAGACTGGAAAATTTA CTAGCGCACGTGGCTTCAAGGGCCCAGAGGCTTGAGCAATATGGCGAGACAATGGAAGAACTGGCCAGAAGGATGCTAAGAGCACAGCTGAATATCCTGGGCCTAGAGGCGATACAAAAGTTGGTACCAGAGTTATCTGCAGCCATGAATTTGGATGAATGCGACTCTATCCTTCTACGTCCGAACGATGAGCAACCGTCAGCCTCTGAGTATCAACCGAACAATGTAGCGGCTGGGGATGCACATGTGCAGGCTCCCAATCATGAAGAAAAATGGGACGACGAGTCCTGTCAGACGGTTCGACCAGAGGCCAATACATCCGTGACGTGGTGTACTTTG CGCAGGAGAGGTCTCGCTGATCCCCACAGCAATAGCAATCGGGAGCAGCCTTATCGCGCGATGACGAGACGAGCACCGCCCAGACAGAATTCGCCATCACCACTCGCTACCGAAGTTCAAGTGTTACATGAACACGACGATTCTGAAAAGGCCCTGATCCGTAAGAGAGGTAACACCTTATGCAACAAGGCTATGAACATGGGAGTTGATGGACACACCACCTGCATACTGGTCTTCAAGAATCCAGTTTACGACGAGTGGGTTTCTGCGGGACACATACCGGAAGGTCAAACGATCCCAAGCCTTGACGCTATA GTAGCCGAGCATATGGGACGTCGTCAAGAGGCCGGAACAGACTCGCCCTCCATCAAAGTTGAGAACAGTAGTCCAAACATCGCAATGGGGAGAGAACGGGATTACATGAACATGATTGTGCACGAAGGCATAG ACGTTGAGTCGAGGCAGAATATGGACTACCTTCCC GCTTTCTACCTCCTGTACGGTATGGCTTGCCCCGACGCAAATATAACCACCCGCCTACgcgaagccatcgccaaTTGGAATACGCATCTTCAAGGTATCAAAGATCCGGACGATGTCTTTCGCCAGGAGCGAGCCCGTATAAGCGACGCGTCGAAGAAACGAATCGAAGAGTTTTATCTCAATACCCTGCGGGACAatgacaacaacaacaacgatAATGTTGCCCTTCTTTTGCGAACCCTCCTCTCTGATGGTCAGCAGatgaaggagcttgagatGGAGCACGAAGTCACCCGAACCAAGAAGCAAGAACTACAAGATGAAGTAGCTAAGAGTGTAGGGAGAAGGATTGTCGCAGATGTAATCGACATCCTAGGCCTCTCTGCAGAGCAGCATCTGATGCCTGCGGTGCCTCCCCCACCAGAAGAGGCTACATCGACCACCAAAGACGACGTCGACAGCGCGAGCCTGCCAGTTCCCGATGATTCGGACGTACCAACAGCTACAACGTGGCTTACCACGCGAACCCGAAGCTACAACAGACGGAAGAATGGTGGAGCCCGTCAGAAGGTGGCGCCATCGATAGGCCCATCCGTAAGCGAGGGTGATAGCTCG CTCAAGAGAAAGCGCCAGCCAGATAAAGGTGACGAGCGGAATATAAAGCAGGAAAAGAAGACACCCCGGGTCTCAGCAAGACAAACCCCCTCTTCTCCTGGAAATGCCAACTTTGAGAGCGTAAGATCATTGCCGGCGCCTTGTACTAGATCGGGTGATTTACTTCAGCATAGCAATGAGAAAGATGTCATCTCCAGCAGGAAGGCGATAGAGTCACAGTACAAGAACATCAGACTTGATGTCAGCCGCCCCTCTGCTCGTGTAATGCTCCGGAGACATCCCTCTCGACGCGGCCTGTGGGCTTGCTTGATATTCGTTCCGCAAGTCCAGGCGGATATGAGTTTCGATACTATGGTCAACCGATTCATCATGCCTGCATTCGTCCAGCTCGCCAACCGCCGACGAACGGAAAATATCCGGGGGGGCCAAGCAGCTCTGGAAAATGCGCAGCTACCTGTGAATACTCGCAGTAGCCTTAACAATACTGGAgagggagaaggagagaTAGAGAAGGAGCACTTTGAAAATACGGGAGGGCAATAG
- a CDS encoding hydroxymethylglutaryl-coenzyme A reductase produces MAPDSRDKTQVLHDLADKFNHAADLQSGNLESVRIENCIGFCKVPLGIAGPLRLAGTPVLDDIYAPLATYEATLIASCSRGCKAFNASGGIHIETLSNGMSRGPVFVFQNPRRAVIFAQALPGMQNAFARWAEATSKHVRLKAIEPFIIGSQVHLLCTYSCGSAAGQNMVTKATQYACDMLRESFADQYNILDFFIEGQLASDKKPSWGNVKKARGVETLVWGTISREACQKILGCTTERLYMAQKTLKEGGIRNGQFGSNINTVNIIAAMFIATGQDTASTAEASWSHLTSELDPKTGALCMSLYFPSLPVGTVGGGTGYPMQKEALKVLRCDGDGPDQKERLAGLIAAFSLALDVSTSSAVANDTFTASHMRLARGETPQPHL; encoded by the coding sequence ATGGCTCCTGATTCACGCGACAAGACCCAGGTTTTGCATGATTTAGCGGACAAGTTCAACCATGCCGCAGACTTACAATCAGGGAACCTGGAAAGCGTGCGTATCGAGAATTGCATAGGGTTCTGCAAAGTTCCGCTTGGCATTGCAGGCCCGTTACGCTTAGCCGGAACACCCGTGCTCGACGATATCTATGCCCCTTTAGCCACATACGAAGCTACCCTTATCGCCAGCTGCTCTAGAGGATGCAAGGCCTTTAATGCCTCTGGCGGCATACATATTGAAACTCTGAGCAATGGCATGTCTCGCGGTCCTGTCTTCGTTTTCCAAAATCCGAGGCGGGCAGTCATCTTTGCCCAAGCGCTACCGGGTATGCAGAACGCATTCGCTAGGTGGGCAGAAGCGACTAGCAAGCATGTTAGGCTCAAGGCTATCGAGCCTTTCATCATCGGTTCGCAGGTTCATCTTTTGTGCACCTATAGCTGTGGGAGCGCGGCGGGACAGAACATGGTCACGAAAGCCACACAGTACGCCTGTGACATGTTGCGAGAGTCATTCGCCGATCAATACAACATCTTGGACTTTTTCATTGAAGGTCAGCTAGCTTCCGACAAAAAACCCTCCTGGGGAAACGTGAAGAAGGCTCGTGGTGTTGAGACTTTAGTCTGGGGAACGATTTCACGGGAAGCCTGTCAGAAGATCCTCGGCTGCACCACCGAGCGCCTCTACATGGCCCAGAAGACTCTCAAAGAAGGCGGGATCAGGAACGGTCAGTTTGGTTCCAACATAAACACGGTCAATATCATCGCAGCCATGTTCATTGCGACCGGTCAGGACACTGCCAGCACCGCCGAAGCATCCTGGAGCCATCTGACCTCGGAACTTGACCCTAAGACTGGTGCGCTTTGCATGAGCCTCTATTTCCCGTCCCTGCCTGTAGGCACTGTCGGAGGCGGTACAGGATACCCGATGCAGAAAGAGGCTCTCAAGGTGCTGCGATGTGACGGAGACGGGCCAGACCAGAAGGAACGGCTGGCCGGGCTCATTGCAGCGTTCAGTCTTGCACTCGACGTCAGCACAAGCTCAGCTGTCGCGAACGACACCTTTACTGCCAGTCATATGAGGCTTGCTCGTGGAGAAACGCCGCAACCGCATTTGTGA